The Deltaproteobacteria bacterium genome window below encodes:
- a CDS encoding helix-turn-helix domain-containing protein, with product MSANSRFLTVKEASEFCMVSTETIRRWIRNNELKAFNTRGHGVTKILYDDLRSFAERQNMLTADQG from the coding sequence ATGTCCGCGAATTCCCGATTCCTGACGGTGAAAGAAGCGTCGGAGTTCTGCATGGTCTCCACCGAGACCATCCGTCGGTGGATCCGCAACAACGAACTCAAGGCGTTCAACACGCGCGGTCATGGCGTCACCAAGATTCTGTACGACGACCTGCGCTCCTTCGCCGAACGCCAGAACATGCTGACTGCGGATCAGGGCTGA